In the Sandaracinaceae bacterium genome, CGCGGGAAGTCGCCCTCTCGGACGCGCCGCCAGATGTCGAGCAGGGGCTTGTGGTCGGCCGGATCGATGAGCTTCCGGAGGTACTGCCCGCGCACCTCCTCTTCGCCGACGCCCGCGATCTCGTAGGCGCGCGGGTTGGCGAAGAGCATCTTCCCGTCCGGGTCCACCGCGGCGAGCCCGTCCGCGGCCGAGGTGAAGAGGTTCGCGTAGCGCTTGAGCGCGCGGAGCCGACGCTCGGCCTCGAAGCGCGCGAAGTTCACCTTCTGCGTCTGGTCCCGGAGCGACTGCATGACGCGCGCGTTCCGGAGCGCGATGGCCGTCGCGTTGGCCACGCTGCGGCAGAAGGCGATCTCCCGCGGCGAGAGCGTTCCCCGACGCGCCGAGCGCAGGAAGAGCACGCCCATCGACTGGTCCTGCCAGACGATCGGGAGCAGGCTCAGCGCGCCCACCTGATCGGCCGGCACCGTCTCCCGCACGCCGTCGAGCACGGGGTGGGTGGTCGTGTCGGCGATGGTCAGCGGCTGACGCGTCCGGAGCACCTGCTGGATCTCGGGGTACTTCTCGAGGTCGATCTGCAGGTTCGCGATCGCGCGGTCGTCGCTCGTCGCCACGACGAAGCCGATCTCGGGCTGGTCGCCGTCGGGGCTGAGCACGATGCTCGCGCGGTCGACGTTCATCACCTCGGCGAGGCGGCGCACCACCGTGTGGAGGATCTCGGAGAAGTCGAGGGACGAGGCGAGCGCCTGCGTCAGCTCGAGCATCGCCTGGGTGTCGCGCTCCTTCTGGGCCAGCCGGTCGAGGTAGTCCCGGTTGCGCATCAGGCCGCGCAGCCGCCCGAGCAGTTCCACCGTCGGGGCGTCGAGCGCCACGAAGTCGTCGGCGCCCGCGGTGTAGGCCTCGGTCACCGCCGTCTCGTTCGCTACGCCGCGCACGACCACGTTCGGCTGCATTCCGTCCCGCGTCCGGACGATGCGGAGCACCTCGAGCGCGAGCGGCTGGCGGACGATGACCCCGCTGACCTCGTCCTCTTCGGCCTCCAGGCGGCACACGACCTCGTCCGCGCTCGCCGCCGGGGCGGTCTTGAAGCCAGCGCGATGCAGCTCCTCGCGGAGACCTTCGCGAGCGTCCGCATCGGAGTCCACCACGAGCAGCGTTCGAGGCCGCTCGGGCAGGTGTGTCTGTCGGGGGGGCACCCGAGCAACAATGTAGCAGATTTCCGAAGTCCAGCCCCGCGCCCCTCCGCTGGCTGGCCGTGGGGGGGGCGCGCCACTATCATCGCGGCCCCGCATGTTGGCCCGATCGTCGTCACTCTGGCTCCCGCTGCTGCTCGCCCTCGCGCCAGCGCTGGCGGCGGCCCAGGAGGACGGCGAGGACGGCGGCGCACTCGAGGAGGACGCGCCCCCAGGCATCCCCCCTGCGGCCGAGCTCGAGTCGCCGCAGCTGCGGGTCGCCGTCCTGCTCCTCCCCACCGGCGAGGTCGACGAGACCGCGGCCGAGGGGCTCGGGGAGCTGCTCATCGGCGCGGTGGCCTCTCGCGGGGGCGTCCGCATCGTCGGCCGCGAGGAGTTCCAGGCCCAGCTCGGCCAGGGCGACGCGGGCACCCTCGAGTGCGTCTCGTCGATGACCTGCCTCGGCCGCGTGGGCGTACAGCTCGGGGTCCGGGAGGTCATCGCGGGCACGCTCGCGCACCGCGGGGACGAGTGGATCTTCAACATCAACCGCGTCGACGTGCGCGAGGGCGCGCTGATGGGCCGGGTGTTCCGGGAGGTGCGCGGGGACCTGGGCGCGGTCGCCGACGCGCTCGGCGCCGCCGTGCCGGAGCTCTACGAGCCGCCCCGGAGCCCGGGCGTGCTGGTGTTCGCGGGCGCGCCCGCCGGGGCCGAGGTCACGCTCGACGGGGTCCTCGTGGGCCGGCTCTCGAGTGAGCCGCTGCGCCGGGAGGACGTCGAGCCCGGCCGCCACGAGATCCGGGTGGAGGCGCCCGGCCACGCCCCCTGGTCGCGCGTGATCCAGCTCTCTTCGGGGGCCGAGGTCCACCTCGAGCCCACGCTGGCCGCGCTGTCCGCGCCGGTCGAGCGGGTCGAGGAGTCCATCCACCCGCTCTTCTTCGTCGGCGCGGGCGTCTCCGCCGCCGCGCTCGGCGTGGCCATCGCGCTCGGGGTCTCGTCGCAGGACGGCTTCGATCCGCTCGGCGCCGACGCCCGCCAGGAGGGCGAGGTGACTCGCGCGGAGGCGGTCGCGTTCTACGAAGCGCGCGGGCGCGAGGCCACCGGCGCCAACGTGCTCTTCGTCGTCGCGGGCCTCGCGGCGATCACCGGCGTGGTCGCCCTCTTCTTCCCCGTGCGGGTGGTCCTGACCGACGGCGAGGCGGGCGCGTCCCTGCAGCTCGCGCCGGGCGGCCTCGAGGGTCGGTTCTGATGGGCCGCGCCTGCCTCGGGCTCCTGCTCTTCCTCTGCACGGGCGCGCTGGGCGGCTGCGTCGTCGACCGCCCCGACGTGATCGACGAGGGCTTCTGGGCGTGCTCGACGGCCGAGGACTGCGGCCCCGACCAGGGCTGCGCGGAGGGCAACGTCTACAGCCGCGACTTCTGCCGGCCCGCGTGCGACCCGAACGACCCCTCCACCTGCGACGGCGTCTGCACCGTGACCGGGGCCTGCCTCGAGCGCTGCACCATCGGCGCGGACGGAAGCCCCGTCGGCTGCGCGAGCGAGGACTTCACGTGCGTGCGCATCGACGCCATCCGCGACGAGGGGGTCTGCTTCCCGGTCGAGGGCTGCAGCCGGACCGCGGACTGCGCGAGCGACGGCGAGGTCCCGCAGGTGTGCCTGAACGAGGCCCTGGGCCTCCCGGCGATGACGGTCGGCGCCGACCTGAGCTTCGACAACCTCTATTGCAGCGCCAGGCCCGACGGCGAGGGCCGCTGCCCCGCGGGGTACCTGAGCTTCCGCTTCGCGAACCCGGACGGCTCGACCACCGCGGTCTGCTATCCGCAGTGCGAGGTCGACGTCGACGGCCCCTTCTGTCCGCCGAGCACCACCTGCTTCCGCGGCTTCGGCGAGCTGCTCGGGATCGGAGAGACCCCCTGCTTCCCGGGCATCTACGGCTTGCCCTGCAAGGACGACACGCAGTGCCTCTTCGGCCGCTGCATGCAGGTGGGGCCCGCCCAGAAGGCGTGCACGGAGACCTGCGAGTGGGCCGACGAGAACATGGGCGGCTGCGAGTCGCTCGCGCGCTTCGCCGAGGGCACCGGCGCGGCGGTGCGGATCGCCTGTGAAGACGTCAACGGCACGGCCACCTGCGTCCCGCGCTACGACCTGTTCTCGCTCTGCGACCAGCAGCTCGACTGCGTGGGCGAGGACAGCATCTGCACCTTCCTCTCGCTGGGCGGGCTCGACGCGCACCTCTGCCTCCGCGCCTGCCTGACGGCCGAGGACTGCGCGGACGGAACCGGCGGCACGACCGCCGACTATCGCTGCGTCGCCGCCACCCCGGGCGAGGCCGGGCTCTGCGTCCGCCGCCGGCCGAACGGGGCGCGCTGCGGTGACGACCGGGACTGCCGCGAGGGCGCGTGCTGCGATCTCGGCGACGGCGTCCGCGCGTGCCTGCGCTCGTGCCCGTGAGCAAGTGCCCGTGAGCGAGCGGCCCATGGCCGGCCGGCCGGGACTCTGATACGAAGCCGGCGTGGAGCGCGACGCGCCGATCGGTGTCTTCGACAGCGGCCTCGGGGGCCTGACGGTGGCGCGCGCCATCGCGGAGCGCCTCCCGAGCGAGCGGCTCGTCTACCTGGGCGACACCGCGCGCGTGCCCTATGGAACGCGCAGCCCGCACACCGTCTTGCGCTACGCCCGCAGCTGCGCCAAGCACCTGATGGCCCACGACATCAAGCTCCTCGTGGTCGCGTGCAACACCGTCAGCGCGGTCGCCCTCCCGATGCTGCGCGTGGAGCTCGACGTGCCCGTCGTCGGCGTCATCGGGCCCGGCGCGCGGGCCGGCGCCGCGGCGAGCCGCGCGCACAAGATCGGCGTCATCGCGACCGCGGGCACC is a window encoding:
- a CDS encoding PAS domain S-box protein, whose translation is MPPRQTHLPERPRTLLVVDSDADAREGLREELHRAGFKTAPAASADEVVCRLEAEEDEVSGVIVRQPLALEVLRIVRTRDGMQPNVVVRGVANETAVTEAYTAGADDFVALDAPTVELLGRLRGLMRNRDYLDRLAQKERDTQAMLELTQALASSLDFSEILHTVVRRLAEVMNVDRASIVLSPDGDQPEIGFVVATSDDRAIANLQIDLEKYPEIQQVLRTRQPLTIADTTTHPVLDGVRETVPADQVGALSLLPIVWQDQSMGVLFLRSARRGTLSPREIAFCRSVANATAIALRNARVMQSLRDQTQKVNFARFEAERRLRALKRYANLFTSAADGLAAVDPDGKMLFANPRAYEIAGVGEEEVRGQYLRKLIDPADHKPLLDIWRRVREGDFPRGVDLRMRRPDGDVRIVSCSFSALLESEGAILVSFRDVTNDRETAAELLRTKEFLESLINASVDAIIAADMKGNILLFNKGAERIYGHRAEEVLNQLHVTNLYPEGKALEVMRMLRSPGHGGEGRLESIRFDAIDKNGSLLPIMLSAAMIYDEQGKPSATVGIFTDLREKLRVEERLAQAQQKLAVTEKQALIAELAGTAAHELNQPLTSVIGYGELLQRKLSSGSPEHHAAEVIVREAERMADIVRKIGKITRYETKSYVGAQKILDLDKATDDAEGGPP
- a CDS encoding PEGA domain-containing protein, which codes for MLARSSSLWLPLLLALAPALAAAQEDGEDGGALEEDAPPGIPPAAELESPQLRVAVLLLPTGEVDETAAEGLGELLIGAVASRGGVRIVGREEFQAQLGQGDAGTLECVSSMTCLGRVGVQLGVREVIAGTLAHRGDEWIFNINRVDVREGALMGRVFREVRGDLGAVADALGAAVPELYEPPRSPGVLVFAGAPAGAEVTLDGVLVGRLSSEPLRREDVEPGRHEIRVEAPGHAPWSRVIQLSSGAEVHLEPTLAALSAPVERVEESIHPLFFVGAGVSAAALGVAIALGVSSQDGFDPLGADARQEGEVTRAEAVAFYEARGREATGANVLFVVAGLAAITGVVALFFPVRVVLTDGEAGASLQLAPGGLEGRF